The following coding sequences lie in one Benincasa hispida cultivar B227 chromosome 6, ASM972705v1, whole genome shotgun sequence genomic window:
- the LOC120079179 gene encoding putative uncharacterized protein DDB_G0271982 — translation MEKEGGLPEAGVVNQPLPSKKEMEEALKRSALAILDPKETVQTESYEGPIGVSLEEAVAEKQPEMAEEKKKEKIKEMNAEGDKEAHPIKKKERRTSEKRERRREEMRLKKKEEKRKRVESPEVDGELTTTRVDEGVSVQPKEETTQIRTIATDDGEDLDITPLYGVARKMHRKGQ, via the coding sequence ATGGAGAAGGAAGGAGGGCTGCCCGAAGCGGGGGTTGTTAATCAGCCACTACCTTCGAAGAAGGAGATGGAGGAAGCTTTGAAAAGGAGTGCCCTGGCCATTttggatcctaaggaaactgttCAAACAGAATCCTATGAAGGACCCATCGGGGTTTCTTTGGAAGAAGCGGTGGCGGAAAAGCAGCCTGAAATGGctgaggaaaagaagaaggagaagatcaAGGAGATGAACGCTGAAGGAGATAAGGAAGCCCATCCaatcaagaagaaagaaagaagaacgaGTGAGAAGAGGGAACGCAGGCGGGAGGAGATGCgcctgaagaagaaagaagagaagagaaagagggTTGAGAGCCCAGAAGTCGACGGAGAATTAACCACCACAAGGGTGGATGAGGGGGTGTCAGTGCAACCTAAAGAGGAAACAACGCAAATAAGAACGATTGCGACTGATGATGGAGAAGATTTAGACATCACCCCCTTATATGGCGTCGCAAGGAAAATGCACCGTAAGGGTCAATAG